A window of the Tiliqua scincoides isolate rTilSci1 chromosome 5, rTilSci1.hap2, whole genome shotgun sequence genome harbors these coding sequences:
- the PRR12 gene encoding proline-rich protein 12 has product MDRNYPSAGFGDPLGAGPGWSYERSAKASLVYGGSRSSHPDTDILHRQAYATPHPLQGYATNHHPAGLSGLFETGLHHASSATPDASVMNLISALESRAPQPGPSASSLLSQFRTPSWQTAMHTPAPAELFISGALPGSGTFPSSSALSAYQHPASFSGRSFPVTSSLTLQDATFSPTSNGLLSPHDPLLHIKSSQPSVPSSLSFDRLGSAVLGTGLPSQSSAYRSAQESASRHLPSQFNLLSSSLGPSDQTSQLYNTSVFSSSPASSIDRAIPRQDSVIKHYQRPSSAQPQLPAAHSLQHYLSCGGSYQQMPHRSSLSCSPLGEQSPASSESSQQQKTPQATRQEPSQSYRPIIQSPGYSGTASSSKSKSYSASRQPPRSTATPKCQSNYSSSTPKPSSVIASQSQAYSPGQPQSLLSMSQTQSYSVSQPQNLSSVSQASQGFSSSQAQDLTSVSKAQSYSTTGQAQQGQAGQGGQGLQTCQNQTYSPEQLQGLSSVGYSVQAEPHVSVSQTPSYVPAHSQGMPTASPSLSYSTGHSPAMPGHSQSIGYSHSQNLPDASPSQIIRPLQSPTTNRPQSVASPGQSQKYLTSVLSPSFMQSAHTQSYQSSQGGLERAASYGKAKTDSDLLSSERTEDEEFLIQHLLQSQSPPRVPTEGMVECEERAGKGMGYELSKTEERYHLQSVIRTNSNLDNQGLEMSLQSLKDKKKGERSKEYPHTRSTPESLATSVVHYSHQTGSMDSYGQEIKKSVEQHLQGGHMDTGGKEISQAHSYLQKTPEHAPQPHPMESHGLMSGQQGATLMLDSPPDLPPLSLSQQQQQQQQSQLLQSVLTHTQSQLHSRGKVRTPLDVHLMESQRMHQAEAPSPQLQMQALEAHLHQAHVRSQSMEAQLLEQQQSPQLQGQLQSERMQSEGMEVMPQGNLSQSQEIQDFLEPELSLESHLGQSGAVQSQQHLLPDASLDPDSSQQVPQGQLEGKDQFESPSPQGAKQRFVPLTSICFPDSLLQDEDRSFFPGMEDMFGPPPCAGDEFPKPDDGTQGMERGEGMKGGGYDMMQGGQGYQSYCPSESGDGQHLGLDSVSVKHELPSTVNTEQLGLIQSGQHGTAPVSESKSGLTSPIFCSSKPKKLLKTSSFHLLKKREPPFQPPKKNYAQEYEFEDDEDKEDVPADIRLNSRRLPDLLPDLISSCRTNRTSLNPMGDIDFCPPNSGLMEPKRRGRKPSKPKREGPPRPRGRPRIRPLTEPPHGVAHDGTKKPRGRGRGRGKKAGEEGVEPGAGLESLKPLKIKLPVPKGLEGSQLEAPTPSHQPPQESSLDSSHTREKIKQKIKEVEEKQPEMKSGFMASFLDFLKSGKRQTLPSSSSAATVGAPGAAATVASSSGSPSKTPRPPSATSSSSSSQPPPPFSMAPPMLPGGLDGPEGDPAGLVMSCTSPCKRLDEELKRNLETLPSFSSDEEDSVSKNQDLQKSISSAISALYDPTDRKEEPNDVPPPEEKPPSPAPSVEADTQHELPPPPLSPVPSPKEAPPVPEEPPAQASPEPEDPEDTRPLHLAKKQETAAICGETDEEEVESGGEGIFRERDEFVIRVEDVQALKLALQTGREPPPIWRVQKALLQKFTPEIKDGQRQFCATSNYLGYFGDAKNRYQRLYVKFLENINKKDYVRVCSKKPWHRPLQAVRRQSQPKVSGPKTPVTPKIEKPEKLEIPEKAEKPDKPPKAEKPPKPEKTDKAEKPPKAEKAPKLEKPPKVEKAEKPPKAEKVAKAEKPPKVEKTDPPVPVPPKAAPASGTSKPKLKPAKVKAEPPPKKRKKWLKEAASSSDSDSSPDQQSEEERVPTGRILNTRAMKEMYRSYVEMLVSTALDPDMIQALEDTNDELYLPPMRKIDGILNDHKKKVLKRVSLNPSLQEALHTFPQLHAETCDTTVKLRPGGEPYNRKTLNKLKKNVSKPQEFNVEVEKSFFYTLYHSLHHYKYHTFLRCKDETTAIEGQDEDLGQEEVVQQCMRNQPWLEKLFDSFSELLTQAQSKCA; this is encoded by the exons TTTGGTGTACGGCGGATCCCGGAGctcacacccagacacagatatCTTGCACCGCCAAGCATACGCCACCCCCCACCCTCTGCAGGGCTACGCCACAAACCACCATCCAGCAG gcCTCTCTGGCCTATTTGAGACGGGGCTCCACCATGCCAGCAGCGCAACCCCGGATGCCTCTGTCATGAACCTCATCTCGGCGCTGGAGTCCCGGGCACCACAGCCTggcccttctgcctcctccctgctctcccagtTCAGGACCCCATCCTGGCAAACAG CCATGCACACTCCAGCACCTGCTGAGCTCTTCATTTCAGGGGCCCTCCCAGGCTCCGGCACCTTCCCTTCATCGTCAGCGCTCTCTGCTTATCAGCACCCAGCCTCTTTCAGCGGACGCAGCTTCCCAGTCACCTCCTCACTCACCCTGCAGGATGCTACCTTCAGCCCAACATCCAATGGCCTCTTGTCACCCCACGACCCCCTGCTGCACATCAAGTCCTCCCAGCCCAGCGTTCCTTCCTCCCTCAGCTTTGACCGACTGGGCAGCGCAGTGTTGGGTACCGGCTTGCCCTCCCAGAGCTCCGCCTACCGCAGTGCACAAGAGTCAGCTTCCCGTCACCTCCCGTCCCAGTTCAACCTCCTGTCATCCTCGCTGGGGCCTTCTGACCAGACGTCCCAGCTTTACAACACCTCCGTCTTCTCCAGCTCGCCTGCCTCTTCCATTGATCGAGCCATCCCCCGGCAGGATAGCGTGATCAAACATTACCAGAGACCCTCTAGCGCCCAGCCACAACTGCCTGCTGCCCATTCCCTCCAGCATTACCTGAGCTGTGGGGGTAGCTACCAGCAGATGCCCCATCGCTCCAGTCTCTCTTGCAGCCCCTTAGGCGAGCAGTCACCCGCCAGTAGTGAAAGTTCCCAGCAGCAGAAAACCCCCCAGGCCACGCGGCAAGAGCCTTCCCAAAGCTACCGTCCCATCATCCAGTCCCCTGGCTACTCTGGGACAGCCTCCTCTTCTAAGTCTAAGAGCTACTCAGCCTCCCGCCAGCCGCCCCGTTCCACAGCCACGCCCAAGTGCCAAAGCAACTACAGCTCATCCACACCCAAGCCCAGCTCGGTAATCGCAAGCCAGTCGCAGGCTTACTCTCCTGGCCAGCCCCAGAGCCTGCTCTCCATGAGCCAAACACAGAGTTACTCAGTCAGCCAGCCGCAGAACCTGTCTTCGGTCAGCCAGGCCTCGCAAGGcttcagcagcagccaggcccAAGACCTGACAAGCGTGAGCAAGGCCCAGAGTTACTCCACAACTGGGCAGGCTCAGCAGGGCCAGGCTGGGCAAGGTGGACAGGGGCTGCAGACCTGTCAGAACCAGACTTACTCGCCTGAGCAGTTGCAAGGCTTGTCGTCCGTTGGGTACAGTGTCCAGGCCGAGCCCCATGTCTCCGTCAGCCAGACGCCAAGTTATGTTCCAGCTCATTCACAGGGGATGCCCACAGCTAGCCCATCGCTGAGCTACAGCACTGGCCACTCGCCAGCAATGCCAGGGCACAGCCAGTCCATTGGCTATTCACACAGCCAGAACCTTCCAGATGCAAGCCCTTCCCAGATCATCCGACCTCTCCAGTCGCCCACCACAAACCGGCCCCAAAGCGTAGCATCACCCGGACAGTCTCAGAAGTATCTCACTTCTGTGTTGTCCCCTTCCTTCATGCAGTCAGCTCACACGCAGAGCTACCAGAGCTCCCAAGGAGGGTTGGAGAGGGCAGCATCTTATGGCAAGGCAAAGACTGACTCTGACTTGCTGTCGTCTGAGCGGACAGAAGACGAGGAGTTCTTGATCCAGCATCTGCTGCAGTCGCAGAGCCCACCAAGGGTGCCCACAGAAGGCATGGTGGAGTGTGAAGAGAGGGCTGGCAAAGGGATGGGGTATGAGCTGAGCAAGACTGAGGAGCGCTATCATCTGCAAAGTGTTATCCGGACCAACTCTAACCTGGACAACCAAGGCCTTGAGATGTCTCTTCAGAGCCTCAAGGAcaaaaagaaaggagaaaggtCCAAGGAGTACCCACACACACGCTCGACGCCAGAGTCCTTGGCCACCTCAGTTGTCCACTACAGCCATCAGACTGGCTCCATGGATTCTTACGGGCAAGAGATAAAGAAGTCAGTGGAGCAGCACCTCCAGGGGGGTCACATGGACACAGGTGGCAAGGAGATCTCTCAGGCCCACTCATACTTGCAAAAGACTCCTGAGCATGCCCCCCAGCCTCACCCCATGGAGTCCCATGGCCTCATGTCTGGGCAGCAGGGGGCCACCCTTATGCTGGACTCCCCTCCCGACCTTCCTCCTCTGTCcctttcacagcagcagcagcaacagcagcagtccCAGCTGCTCCAGTCAGTGCTCACCCACACTCAGAGTCAGCTTCACTCCCGTGGGAAGGTGCGCACCCCTCTGGATGTCCACCTGATGGAGTCTCAGCGCATGCATCAGGCCGAAGCGCCCTCTCCACAGCTTCAGATGCAGGCGCTGGAAGCCCACCTGCACCAAGCTCACGTGCGCTCCCAGAGCATGGAAGCCCAGCTCCTGGAGCAGCAACAGTCGCCGCAGCTCCAGGGCCAGCTGCAGTCAGAAAGGATGCAGTCCGAGGGCATGGAGGTGATGCCCCAGGGCAACCTTTCCCAGTCGCAAGAGATCCAGGACTTCTTGGAACCGGAACTGAGCTTGGAATCACACCTGGGACAAAGCGGGGCAGTCCAGTCACAGCAGCATCTCCTCCCGGATGCCAGCTTGGACCCGGACTCCTCCCAGCAGGTCCCTCAAGGCCAATTGGAGGGCAAGGACCAATTTGAGAGCCCCAGCCCACAAGGGGCCAAGCAGCGTTTTGTTCCCCTAACCTCCATCTGCTTCCCAGACTCTTTGTTACAAGACGAAGACCGCAGCTTCTTCCCGGGCATGGAGGACATGTTTGGGCCTCCTCCTTGTGCTGGGGACGAGTTCCCCAAGCCCGATGATGGCACGCAGGGCATGGAGAGAGGCGAGGGAATGAAAGGGGGAGGCTATGACATGATGCAGGGGGGACAAGGGTACCAGAGCTACTGCCCCTCTGAAAGTGGGGATGGGCAGCACTTGGGGTTGGATTCTGTGTCCGTGAAGCACGAGCTGCCCTCAACTGTCAACACAGAGCAGCTGGGGCTCATTCAGTCTGGCCAGCACGGGACGGCTCCTGTTTCTGAATCCAAGTCAGGTCTGACGTCGCCCATTTTTTGCTCATCCAAGCCCAAGAAGCTGCTGAAGACCTCATCTTTCCATTTGCTCAAGAAACGGGAGCCACCTTTCCAGCCACCCAAAAAGAACTATGCCCAGGAGTATGAGTTTGAAGACGACGAGGACAAGGAGGATGTCCCGGCTGACATTCGCCTGAATAGCCGCCGCCTGCCCGACCTGCTGCCTGATCTCATTTCCAGCTGCCGGACCAACCGGACCAGCCTGAACCCTATGGGCGACATAGACTTCTGCCCCCCTAACAGTGGTCTCATGGAGCCTAAACGCCGGGGCCGCAAACCTTCCAAGCCCAAGCGGGAGGGCCCGCCCCGCCCCCGTGGGAGGCCCCGTATCCGGCCTCTGACTGAACCACCCCATGGTGTGGCTCACGATGGCACCAAGAAACCCCGTGGtcgggggagagggaggggcaagaAAGCCGGGGAGGAGGGGGTTGAACCAGGAGCTGGCTTGGAGTCCCTCAAACCACTCAAG aTCAAACTGCCAGTTCCCAAAGGTTTGGAGGGCTCTCAGTTGGAGGCTCCCACACCATCTCACCAGCCCCCTCAAGAGAGCAGTTTGGACAGCAGCCACACTCGTGAGAAGATCAAGCAGAAGATCAAGgaggtggaagagaagcagcCTGAGATGAAGTCAGGGTTCATGGCCTCCTTTCTGGACTTCCTGAAATCGGGCAAGCGTCAGACGCTGCCATCGTCATCCTCAGCAGCCACGGTTGGGGCCCCTGGTGCAGCCGCGACAGTGGCCTCTTCCTCGGGCAGCCCCTCTAAGACACCCCGCCCACCATCAGCCACGTCGTCGTCGTcatcctcccagcctccccctcccttcagcaTGGCTCCCCCCATGTTGCCTGGCGGTTTGGACGGGCCAGAGGGGGATCCTGCCGGGCTCGTCATGAGTTGTACCAGCCCCTGCAAGCGACTCGATGAGGAGCTGAAGCGTAACCTGGAAACACTGCCCTCGTTCTCATCTGACGAGGAGGACTCGGTCAGCAAGAACCAGGACCTTCAAAAGAGCATCTCCTCGGCCATCTCAGCACTGTATGACCCCACGGACCGCAAGGAGGAGCCTAATG ATGTGCCACCACCGGAAGAAAAGCCCCCTAGCCCAGCTCCATCAGTGGAAGCAGATACTCAGCACGAGCTGCCTCCACCACCCCTCTCCCCAGTTCCATCACCTAAGGAGGCTCCACCTGTCCCTGAAGAGCCACCAGCCCAGGCATCCCCTGAGCCTGAGGATCCTGAGGACACACGGCCCCTTCACCTTGCCAAGAAGCAGGAGACAGCTGCCATTTGCGGGGAGACGGATGAAGAAGAGGTGGAGAGTGGCGGGGAGGGGATCTTCCGTGAGCGCGACGAGTTTGTCATACGTGTTGAAGATGTTCAGGCCCTCAAG CTTGCTCTTCAGACTGGGCGGGAGCCACCCCCAATCTGGCGGGTGCAGAAAGCTTTGCTGCAGAAGTTCACCCCTGAAATCAAGGATGGGCAGCGTCAGTTTTGCGCCACCAGCAAT TATCTTGGCTATTTTGGTGATGCCAAGAACCGGTACCAGCGGCTCTACGTCAAGTTCTTGGAAAACATCAACAAGAAGGATTATGTGCGTGTCTGCTCCAAGAAGCCTTGGCACAGGCCCTTACAAGCTGTCAG GAGACAAAGCCAACCCAAGGTTTCTGGCCCAAAGACCCCGGTGACACCCAAAATTGAGAAACCAGAGAAGCTGGAAATCCCAGAGAAGGCTGAGAAACCGGACAAGCCCCCCAAGGCCGAAAAGCCCCCCAAGCCTGAAAAGACTGACAAAGCTGAGAAGCCCCCCAAGGCGGAGAAAGCACCGAAGCTGGAAAAGCCCCCTAAAGTGGAGAAGGCCGAAAAGCCCCCCAAGGCAGAAAAAGTGGCCAAGGCAGAGAAGCCCCCCAAAGTGGAGAAAACTGACCCCCCTGTCCCTGTGCCCCCAAAAGCTGCCCCAGCCAGTGGAACTTCTAAACCTAAACTGAAGCCAGCCAAGGTGAAAGCTGAGCCCCCGcccaagaagaggaaaaaatggctGAAGGAAGCTGCGTCGTCCTCTGACTCAGATTCCAGCCCTGACCAGCAGAGTGAGGAGG AACGTGTGCCAACAGGCCGTATTCTGAATACACGAGCCATGAAGGAGATGTACCGCAGCTATGTGGAAATGCTGGTCAGCACCGCCCTTGACCCAGACATGATCCAGGCTCTGGAGGATACCAACG ATGAACTATATCTCCCACCTATGAGGAAGATTGATGGGATATTGAACGATCACAAGAAAAAGGTGCTGAAGAGAGTGTCCCTTAATCCATCGCTACAG